The Phyllopteryx taeniolatus isolate TA_2022b chromosome 2, UOR_Ptae_1.2, whole genome shotgun sequence nucleotide sequence GGTCCTggcaaattgtgtttttgtgcagaTGCATCTTGAAGCTGCCAAACTGCTCTCGTTCACAGAGGAAGAGTTCATCAAGGCCCTCGACTGGGGCAAAACATAAAAGACTTCCTCCTATTCCTTCCGAGGTCGTGGGACATCGCTAATGTAGCTACTGTATTTTACCTCCTTTCGCTAAACATGAAtgatcccccaaaaaaaaaaatgacattaaaaccaTTGCCGTGGACCCACCCTTCAAgtcttatttgtgtttttccatgACTGACATAATTCATTCACCGATGATCTCGGATTGACTCCATCCGCTGGTGTCAACCTTGAGGACTCGGCGCTACAATTGGGGATGTTTGATACCAGTACGAGTGTTCACTCAAGTACTCACTGATACTAGTACGTTTGAGACATCAAATTTCTTTCAATGACCACAACGACAGGTAATTGCGAACAAAcatttctttctgacgcacgtGGTGATTGGCCAATGTCTAAACTGCCACAGTGGAGCGCCGACTACTGGCAAGGGGGACTTGAATGTCAAGATTCTTTGGTTGCGTACGGCCGGTATCAGCCCGTTACAGATCTCGTATTCGATGTCATCCGTGGCGCGTGTGCGTGCGGAACCATTCACGAGCGCTTGGCCACGAAAGCGGGATCGCATTCAGTCACGAGGGCTGTTTGTGACGTTTGTGATAGGAGGCTAAAAACAGCAACCCATAAAGAACACCAATCAATGGTCTCCGCCATGGTTTTCAGCGTTTTCTGCTTGGCTTGTCTGGAAGTTTTTCCTGAAGTCTTCATCAAAATGCTTCAGGTCGTCTTCACGAAGCAAACCCTGAAAGCAGACAATGGCGGTCATGCAGGCGACAACGCTTGTTTCTCCGATAGGGAATAAACGTGTCAAACAGTAAAGCGCAGCCGGCTTGCCCATTAGGCCATTTAGGAAAATGCTAAGGGCGCCACCGAATCAGGGAGAGAGTTATTAGAAAGAACTTTTTCAATGGAAAACCTCGCAGATTTCTTTTGGGAAAGCGATGCCCAACGAATAGATCCGTCAATATTTTGGATATTGTCTCCATATCACAGATTTGTATGCATCACAGGGTGCGTGAGAAACGGAATCATTTCCCACGACACACCCGATGATCTTCCACGGGTTCGGCAGCGAGCGCCATATCGGACCGCCGCGTTACCTTTGGCAGGTGCCCGAGAAGTTTGGTTGCGTGCCGTTGGAGAAGCTGCAGTCTCTCCTCTTCGATGATCTGTCTGCACAGCGCCTCTCTCTCCTGCTCCAGTGCTTCTTCTTGAGCCTTCATATCCTACGAGGAAGCGAGTCAGACAACAAATGGGAGTTTTCTCCCCATGTTAAGGGTTGATTCATCTCTCACCCTTGATGCCATACTTGGACCCAACTAGTCGGCATGTGCCACGCACGAGTAGCCTCCTGGGCCCGActagttttgcctcacttgtACGTTCTTGTTCTACTAGGCTCGAAataattgattttcttttggaGCAGTTTTGCGAAACAAAGACTtgatttgaggagcaacttccGAATGTTTTAACCCCACAGGGTCCTGAAGCAAGAATTTGattcaacaataaaaacacaacaatataACAGGTGAGTTGAATGTCAACCTTAAgatgcacatccatccatccatccatccatccattttctaccgcttatccgggtcgggtcgcgggggcagtagcttcagcagggacacccagacttccctctccccagccacttcatccagctcttccgggaggatcccgaggcgttcccaggccagccgagagacgtagtttctccagcgtgtcctgggtcgtccccggggtgtcctcccggtgggacgtgcccggaacacctcaccggggaggcgtccgggaggcatccgaatcagatgccccggccacctcatctggctcctctcaatgcggaggagcagcggctctactctgagatcctcccggatgaccgagcttctcatcctatctcttaagggagagcccggacaccctgcggaggaaactcatttcaaccgcttgtatccaggatctcgttctttcggtcacgacccacagctcgtgaccgtaggtgagggtaggaacgtagttCGAcgggtaaatcgagagcttcgccttccggcttagctccttctttaccacaacggaccgatacaaagtccgcatcactgcagacgctgcaacgatccgcctgtcgatctcccgttccattcttccctcactcgtgaacaagaccccaagatacttgaactcctccacttggggcgggatctcatccccgagctGGAGAGggaacgccacccttttccgactgaggaccatggtctcagatttggaggtgccgattctcatcccagccgcttcacactcggctgcgaactgctccagtgagagttggaggtcacggcatgatgaagccaacagaaccacatcatcagcaaaaagcagagatgcaatactgaggccaccaaaccggaccccctctacgcctcggctgcgccgagaaattctgtccataaaagttatgaacagaatcggcgacaaagggcagccttggcggagtccaaccctcaccggaaacgagtccgactcactgccggatatgcggaccaaactctgactccgtatcagggggttcggtaccccatactcccgaagcactctccacaggactccccgagggacacggtcgaacgccttctccaagtccacaaaacagatgtagactggttgggcaaactcccatgcaccctcgaggaccctgccgagggtgtagagctggtccactgttccacggccaggacgaaaaccacaccgctcctcctgaatctgagagtcgacttcccgacggaccctcctctccagcacccctgaatagaccttaccagggaggctgagcagtgtgatccccctgtagttggaacacacccccttcctaaaaagggggaccaccaccccagtctgccaatccagaggcactgtccccgatgtccacgcgatgttgcagaggcgtgtcaaccaggacagccctacaacatccagagcctttaggaactccgggcgaatctcatccacccccgggggccttgccaccgaggagctttttaactacctcggtgacctcaaacccagagataggagagcccgcctcagaggacccacactctgcttccccatgggaaggcgtgtcggtggaattgaggaggccttcgaagtattctccccaccgactcacaacgtcccgagtcgaggtcagcagcgccccatccccactatacacagtgttggtggtgcactgcttccccctcctgagacaccggatggtggaccagaatttcctcgaagcggTCCGGAAGTCTtcctccatggcctcaccgaactcctcccatgcccgggtttttgcttcagcgaccaccagagctgcattccgcttggccagccggtacccatcagctgcctcaggagtcccgcaggccaaaaaggcccgataggactccttcttcagcttgacggcatccctcaccgttggtgtccaccaacgggttcggggattgccgccacgacaggcaccgaccaccttacggccacagctccggtcggccgcctcagcaatggaggcgcggaacacggtccactcggactccatgtcccccgcctcccccggaacatgagcgaagttctgtcggaggtgggagttgaaagtccttctgacaggggattccgccagacgttcccagcagaccctcacaataggtTTGGGCccgccacgtcggaccggcatcttcccccaccatcggagccgacTCACCACcgggtggtgatcggttgacagctccgcccctctcttcacccgatgTGTGTCCAAGATGCACATCAAggattgaataaatgctcaaatgtcttGGCGTAGCGATGCTTATGATTGACAAGTGAAGTTCAGCGGGTACCCTGTCGGCCTGGTGCTGCCGTCGTCTGTCCTCGATCAGCTTCTCCACCTCGCGTTTGTGCTCCATCATCTTCATGCGTCGCCTCTGGGCGTTCATCTGCTCGATGCGGTCGTCCTCCGCGAACTTGTCCATGGTCATTTTGCGGAACGCCTCGTCTTCCTCTTTCTCCGCCTGCCGACGCGTCTCCTTCATAGCCATCTGCTCCTGGCAGGTCCTCTGCATCATCAGCCTCTGTCTGATGTTCCTCTCCATGTCTTCCTGAAAGGTGGGCAAAACAAAGCGTTTGCTGCTCTCATGCAACAGTCCCCGTACTGCGAATTCAAAGTTCACGCTCCATGACATTCCATATACTTTTGAGGAATCAAGTCTCTCTCGTTTTTGATCAACGCTTTGGCCTGCTATAATGCGGCGTTTTTATCGTTTTTATCACACTACGATGGTTCTTGGAGAGCAAAGTCTCGAGATTTTTCGGTCACGAGAatgtgtcaaactcgaggcctgCGAGCCAGATCCAGCCCTGCAAAAACCCATTTTCCTTGACTTGTCTTTCAATAGTCCTCAAGTGCAGGGGTGAGTATATCATTTGAGAGGGGGATTCTTTTGGGGTAAGGCACAATCATTGTAACTGCCGTCGTCTCTCTCGAGTCTGTACACGGTCAcggtgcagctcagcttctggcgtGCGGGCGACGGACGGAAATCAtggctttttttatttcaaatgtaatcCAATCTGTTCACCCTTACACCAAAATATGTTTGGGGGGCATTTTGTCCCCCCTACTCCTGTACCAAATGTGAACTAAACAACAACCTTAAAACCAAGCTACActgaaagtaaaaaacaaaaaaatccttcatTTATGTATGTCATTGATTTCCGCAAAAATAAAGTTCTAATTCAGTCAATTGAAAGgacttttttcagtgtgtgtgggcaacGAGCGCTAGCaattttgcatggatgtctgctataacaaaacaatgtttatatttatgcttgaatatATTTCCTTTTCCATTGAATTCCCCAATTGAACTTCCAGAAACTTTCCACCTCTTTGCAAGCGTTACTTCTGATGTTGTCAAAGCTCATGAGGAGAAAAGGTTCTTACTATATCTTTCCTTCTAAAGGCTTCTTCTTGTTCCTCGAGGCAAAGATCCTGGCGAATTCTCTCCATCTCGTCCCGCTGTCGCCTCTCCTCGGCCATTTTCTCCGCGAGCTGGACGAGAGGGGGGGGAACACTTTCTCGAATGAGCGCTACACTGATGCGTGTTCAAAAACAAGAGTATGTTCAGTCATATCAACCGTATCTCTGAGCCGCTGTATCGCTTCTTCTCGCGCTCTGATCTTTGCCGTCCTGTCCTGCTGCGACTTCTTCTGCTGGCTTGCGAACTCCCTGATGCGTCTGTTCTCCTCCtccatcctttctttctccaaacGCTGCCACTCGGCCCGCTGCGTCTGGAAGTCCTCGATGTGCTTCTGGGTGGCACGCACCCTCTCCAGCTTCTTTTGTCGCTCCCTTCAACGCAGGACAGACACCCGTCGTTATTACGTTTGTTCTGATCTATTTCGTAAGCCCCAGCTGACTTGTGCTAGAAGCATTCGACGCCCAGGACTGGTTGCGAGCAGAACGTCCTAACCGCAAGGCTAACGAAGCAACAAGAGGACAGTGAACTCAGATTGTATAGATGCCAAATTAcggaagaccctaaattgtaccctctccagcttcctcctactttccaaaaacatccatgttattTTAAGTGTCCATCGGTGTTCATTCTTGTATGTTTGTGCACTGCGATTAACGGGtcaccggtccagggtgtaccctgcttctcgcccaAGTCCACACTACGCAGGAAATACTTAGGACACTTTAGGAATActaaactgggtcaaacagaagtaggagctgtcagaggggcctgcTTTGGACACTCGTATTACAAAACCAAAcgttgttttgttggttttttttaggacattgccacttttatactaagtccatgttagagagtcaaatagccaaaatatgggacctttaaacttGACCAAATATGGTTCAATGCTTACAAGGCAATCTATTTAGGAGTGTTACAAAAAACCAACTTGACTCAAATCTCACGTGTAAATGTTCAACCATGGACAATGACTTCTTCAACAGTTATCACTAGATATCATTACCGGTATACTTTTTTTCGCCATCATGTTATTCTTCTATTAAACTATACAAGTGACTTAAAATATCACTCGACTCTATTTTGCTTCAAATATTGTACACATTATTTCAgcatacatttgaataaaaatgacttTCCTTTAGTGgctttagtttgttttttttggggggggacggACGACAAATGACACAACGGAGGTTCTACGACCTCGTCGTGAGGTGTCGATTTCCAATGAATGACCTATTTTActataaccgaacacggctccGTGCCCGATGAAGCGTAAACGCGATCATCGAGACTCACATCCGATCCTCTTCGTAAATCTTGCGCACGATCTCATCCACCATGAGCTTCTCCTTGAGGAAGTCGTCGTAGGCCCCTTGTCTCTTGTGCTCCCGTTCGATGAGCTGCAGGCTGAGCTCGTGCTGGTACTGGAGCTGTTCCTCTTGTTTCTGCTGCTCCAGCTTCTCCTCTTCCAGGGTCGCCCGGTCAAAGTCGCTCTTCATCTTGCTGTAGAGCTCTGCCTCTTCACGCTGACGCCAGAGAGGAGACAGGGACAGTACAGGCGATCATTTTTCGCAGATACTATTGGAGAGGCGGCGTGTGGAAGGAAAAAGTGCACATGAGGGGGGGTCACCATTGTCTCACACTTGATAGCGTCGTGCTCCGCCATCTGTGCCGCTTGCTCCTTGCTCACGTAGGCCAATTTCAACTTTGACTCCAATTCTCGAAGCTCAATGCTGACAATATGTTTTCAGAAACAATGGAACATGAATTCAAAGGAAACCGGTTAATGCAgagaatacaaagaaaatacaccAAGTATGAGCCTTTCAAAAAGAGAGATGTTTTTTTGAaattacaaacacaaaacaaacagtgTTGTGTTCGAATGTGCACATTGTCAACCCGAATTGAACGACGTTTTCAACCACCGAGGACTTCCCGATGATGTTTAACTCTGCCATGATTACGTGCATTGCTCGATCAAAAACAGACGATGAAACGATGGAAGTAATAGAGGAACTGAAAGAAAGTTCAAGAAAGAAGATGCAGGAATTCAAAATGAATTCCACATTTGGATTAGGAAGCTCAGTCTCACTGAATCAATGACAACATTCTCTTAacgctgccattgacggctgtcgGCGTCAAACATCCATTTGAACATGGAGgagtggcagtgaatgagttatgGTAAGATGGGGATCTTTTCACTCAGTTTTCTGCGAGCAGTGTAATTGTGTGCACAGTACCTGTTCTCTCGAATATACTGCCGAATTTTGCCTTCTCTTTGCCTGTCATGGTTGATGCGGGCCAGCTCTTTAGCCAGCTTCTCCTCTTGGACGAGCTGCTTCTCCCTCAACATTTTCTCGCTGTGGGCCTGCAAGTTAGGGTTAGCGAGTGGTGGTGAGGGGCGATCACGTTCAAATGACGCTACTTATCAGTAGTACCGGTGTATATAAACATGGTATATACAAaaccctattccaatgaagtaaactgttccaaaaatgtacagttcaatactttgcaaatccttttcaaccgatcttcaattgaatacattagaaagaaaagatattggctttttttgcaaatatgctctcattttgaatttgagccCTGCAacacaggggcaacaaaagacagagaaagtcgaggaatgcttaaaaaacaacaacaccaccaGCTGTTTGGAACATGCCATACATAGGTGAACAGGTGAAAtagaaacaggtgagtgtcctgattgggtataaaatgaacatccccaaaaggctcagttgttcacaagcaaggatgaggCGAGGGTCACCACTTtttgaacaactgcatgagcacTTTAAGAACTACATTTCTCAACGTACATTTGcaaaggaattgagggattcaGTCGTCGACGGTTCACAATATCATCATATCATCAAGAAAATTTCTGCATGGGaacggcaaggcccaaaa carries:
- the mns1 gene encoding meiosis-specific nuclear structural protein 1 codes for the protein MSRNLSRSQQYRLVEQRRALEEQKQLEALRVDRDRKMVAAMKEEDNVDRKRFLRQVQEELKEREIESAMVQAHSEKMLREKQLVQEEKLAKELARINHDRQREGKIRQYIRENSIELRELESKLKLAYVSKEQAAQMAEHDAIKCETMREEAELYSKMKSDFDRATLEEEKLEQQKQEEQLQYQHELSLQLIEREHKRQGAYDDFLKEKLMVDEIVRKIYEEDRMERQKKLERVRATQKHIEDFQTQRAEWQRLEKERMEEENRRIREFASQQKKSQQDRTAKIRAREEAIQRLRDTLAEKMAEERRQRDEMERIRQDLCLEEQEEAFRRKDIEDMERNIRQRLMMQRTCQEQMAMKETRRQAEKEEDEAFRKMTMDKFAEDDRIEQMNAQRRRMKMMEHKREVEKLIEDRRRQHQADRDMKAQEEALEQEREALCRQIIEEERLQLLQRHATKLLGHLPKGLLREDDLKHFDEDFRKNFQTSQAENAENHGGDH